Proteins from a single region of Drosophila biarmipes strain raj3 chromosome 3R, RU_DBia_V1.1, whole genome shotgun sequence:
- the LOC108031389 gene encoding uncharacterized protein LOC108031389, with translation MKIFALTLLSLLALSQARMDYKLQCARSEISIRWPSYYSNSEYYVCQTVNGSQLTVHCPAGEVFTFVLQQCMSPSHYIPAPPMDALPTAAPITVMALEDSPPVISEHSQQEHETPEHHEHHEHQEHQEDHHEHHEEEVEAHPIPPTPAPEPPTPPTVAVAPVPQKSKKPSVPVPAKKPTVPSKAAMAKKPTASPKKPAAPTPAKAAKKPTPPSKAQKKPASA, from the exons ATGAAAA TATTCGCTTTGACCCTTCTGAGCCTGCTGGCTTTGAGCCAGGCACGCATGGACTACAAGCTGCAGTGCGCCCGCAGTGAGATCAGCATCCGCTGGCCCAGCTACTACAGCAACTCGGAGTACTATGTGTGCCAGACCGTCAACGGAAGCCAGCTGACGGTCCACTGTCCCGCCGGCGAGGTCTTCACCTTCGTCCTGCAGCAGTGCATGTCCCCCTCCCACTACATCCCGGCCCCGCCCATGGATGCCCTGCCAACCGCTGCTCCCATTACCGTGATGGCTCTCGAGGATTCGCCACCAGTGATCTCCGAACACTCTCAGCAGGAGCACGAGACCCCGGAGCACCACGAGCACCACGAACACCAGGAGCACCAGGAAGACCACCatgagcaccacgaggaggagGTTGAGGCCCACCCCATTCCACCCACCCCTGCTCCTGAGCCACCAACCCCACCCACCGTCGCCGTAGCGCCAGTGCCCCAAAAGTCGAAGAAGCCCTCGGTCCCTGTGCCCGCCAAGAAGCCCACCGTGCCATCCAAGGCCGCCATGGCCAAGAAGCCCACTGCTTCCCCGAAGAAGCCAGCTGCTCCCACTCCCGCCAAGGCCGCCAAGAAGCCAACGCCACCCAGCAAGGCCCAGAAGAAGCCAGCCTCCGCCTAA
- the LOC108031391 gene encoding uncharacterized protein LOC108031391, protein MADRLCFGNLIKYTILSHGRVVPNKSPGRRGTVISRKRAFIMKYFNLLLSLCLVFMLCSSWVAAFSSLSPPEPTPPTGSPGDGSSTGFPGPPSAETTNPSPEVTTIYPIYG, encoded by the exons ATGGCAGATAGACTGtgttttggaaatttaattaaatatacaatatTATCCCATGGCCGAGTGGTTCCCAATAAAAGCCCTGGACGACGTGGAACGGTCATCAGTCGTAAACGCGCATTCATCATGAAGT ACTTCAACCTGCTGCTCAGCCTCTGCCTGGTGTTCATGCTGTGCTCCTCGTGGGTCGCAGCCTTCTCCAGCCTTTCTCCTCCGGAACCAACTCCGCCGACTGGCTCCCCCGGCGATGGTAGCTCCACTGGCTTCCCCGGGCCCCCGTCTGCTGAGACCACAAATCCCTCGCCAGAGGTTACCACCATCTATCCCATTTACGGATAG
- the LOC108031390 gene encoding peritrophin-55 produces MMKSVICVLAALVAVNGDCINLKTYEEKIDPVVCTDVIKLPNYENLATYYQCNSKNSYTVQNCAAGSYFNMAMQNCLPCASYFPSAECSSLKVNVTCVPISATPTDAPSTTAQPTTTAQSTTTAAPTSSTTTTEAPGETTTQSAPTPPTDAPATTTTSNNDDIITPSGTTQSVPQPPSPGESNVPTPVTPAPTAPVINDSPPTAPSANVGK; encoded by the exons ATGATGAAATCCG TGATCTGTGTGCTCGCCGCCTTGGTGGCCGTGAATGGCGATTGCATAAATCTGAAGACGTACGAGGAGAAGATCGATCCCGTCGTCTGCACAGATGTCATTAAGCTGCCGAACTACGAGAACCTAGCCACCTACTACCAGTGCAATTCCAAGAACTCCTACACCGTGCAGAACTGCGCCGCCGGATCCTACTTCAACATGGCGATGCAGAATTGCCTGCCCTGCGCCAGCTACTTCCCCAGCGCCGAGTGCAGCAGCCTGAAGGTCAACGTCACCTGTGTGCCCATCTCCGCCACCCCCACTGATGCACCCTCGACGACCGCCCAGCCCACTACCACCGCCCAGTCCACTACCACCGCTGCCCCgaccagcagcaccaccaccaccgagGCACCTGGCGAGACCACCACCCAGTCGGCGCCCACGCCACCCACCGATGCTccggccaccaccaccaccagcaacaACGACGACATCATCACCCCCTCGGGCACCACCCAGTCCGTGCCCCAGCCCCCCTCCCCCGGCGAGAGCAATGTCCCCACCCCCGTCACCCCCGCTCCCACGGCCCCGGTCATCAACGACTCCCCCCCCACGGCGCCCTCGGCCAACGTCGGCAAGTAA